A single genomic interval of uncultured Campylobacter sp. harbors:
- a CDS encoding ABC-F family ATP-binding cassette domain-containing protein: MALIELIDVTKKFGSHVVLDGVNFALDANERVAVIGKNGGGKSTLMKIVAGLCEIDEGRVITQNGLNIQMLAQTPKFDENLSVKDALRRELAEIYAALSEYDAISSKIAAQPENRELLARQDELIKFIEAKDGWQIDNKIEQVLQNFGLKIYENRSVCTLSGGEIRRVALGALVLKKPDVLLLDEPTNHLDVYMVKFLEEMLLSSKQTIVFISHDRYFIDRLATRSIEIEEGKISNFDGGYENYLRRKQEMLASLEKSHETLLKQLRAEEEWLHRGVKARLKRNEGRKARIMQMRQDAKKNPGAIRRVRLELERASRSFNGTGGDNRKKMLFECTNIGKILNGKVLFKGFSARVLQGERIGIVGANGAGKSTLLKILLGRSKIDAGEIKRGEIRIGYFDQTRSGITDDKSIIEIFCPNGGDHINVRGSYMHVYGYLKNFLFPKEFLDKPVGVLSGGEKNRLALAKLFTEQYDCLILDEPTNDLDIATINILEDYLLSFEGAVIIVSHDRYFIDKITNKLWVFEKNGVIDQIQMPYSQYLEFEDEMAEIDQIEADAGASAEESGRENKKEKTSAAKLSYKQNKILEEYPAKIEAIEARIKELNHALSTPEIYQKLGMQGLFEELEEKRGTLNSMENEYYEVLSLAESLK, encoded by the coding sequence TTGGCTTTGATCGAGCTTATCGATGTTACGAAAAAATTCGGCTCTCACGTCGTTTTGGACGGCGTAAATTTCGCACTGGATGCTAATGAGCGCGTCGCCGTGATCGGCAAAAACGGCGGCGGCAAATCCACGCTGATGAAGATCGTCGCGGGGCTGTGCGAGATCGACGAGGGGCGCGTGATCACTCAAAACGGGCTAAACATCCAGATGCTCGCTCAAACGCCGAAATTTGACGAAAATCTCTCGGTCAAAGACGCGCTGCGACGGGAGCTAGCCGAAATTTACGCCGCCCTTAGCGAATACGACGCGATCTCGAGCAAAATCGCCGCACAGCCCGAAAATAGGGAGCTTTTGGCGCGCCAGGACGAGCTGATTAAATTTATCGAGGCCAAGGACGGCTGGCAGATCGACAATAAGATCGAGCAGGTGCTGCAAAATTTCGGGCTTAAAATTTACGAAAACCGCTCCGTCTGTACGCTTAGCGGCGGCGAAATTCGTCGCGTGGCGCTGGGCGCGCTGGTGCTTAAAAAGCCCGACGTGCTGCTGCTGGACGAGCCCACGAATCACCTCGACGTCTATATGGTGAAATTTCTAGAGGAGATGCTGCTTAGCTCGAAGCAGACGATCGTTTTTATTAGTCACGATCGCTACTTCATAGACCGCTTGGCGACGCGCAGTATCGAGATCGAAGAGGGTAAAATTTCAAATTTCGACGGCGGATACGAGAACTATCTGAGGCGCAAGCAAGAGATGCTTGCTTCGCTCGAAAAGTCCCACGAGACGCTGCTTAAACAGCTGCGTGCCGAGGAGGAGTGGCTGCACCGCGGTGTAAAGGCGCGCCTAAAGCGCAACGAAGGGCGCAAGGCGCGTATCATGCAGATGAGGCAGGATGCGAAGAAAAACCCGGGCGCGATCCGTCGCGTGCGGCTCGAGCTGGAGCGCGCGAGCAGAAGCTTTAACGGCACGGGCGGCGACAATCGCAAAAAAATGCTCTTTGAATGCACGAATATCGGTAAAATTTTAAACGGCAAGGTGCTTTTCAAGGGCTTTTCGGCGCGGGTTTTGCAGGGCGAGCGCATCGGTATCGTAGGCGCTAACGGCGCGGGCAAAAGCACTTTGCTTAAAATTTTACTCGGTCGCAGTAAGATTGATGCAGGCGAGATCAAACGCGGCGAGATCAGGATCGGCTACTTTGATCAGACCCGCAGCGGTATCACGGACGATAAAAGCATAATCGAAATTTTCTGCCCCAACGGCGGCGATCACATCAACGTCCGCGGCAGCTACATGCACGTATATGGGTATTTGAAAAATTTCTTATTTCCGAAGGAGTTTTTAGATAAGCCCGTCGGCGTTCTTAGCGGCGGCGAAAAGAACCGTCTGGCGCTTGCCAAGCTCTTTACCGAGCAGTACGATTGCCTGATCTTGGACGAGCCGACGAATGATCTTGATATCGCGACGATCAATATTTTAGAGGATTATCTGCTAAGTTTCGAAGGTGCGGTAATCATCGTAAGCCACGATCGCTATTTCATCGATAAGATCACGAATAAGCTTTGGGTTTTTGAGAAAAACGGCGTCATCGATCAAATTCAAATGCCCTATTCGCAGTATTTGGAGTTTGAAGACGAGATGGCGGAGATCGATCAGATCGAAGCCGACGCTGGCGCGAGCGCAGAGGAGAGCGGCCGCGAAAACAAAAAGGAGAAGACGAGCGCCGCGAAGCTTAGCTACAAACAGAATAAAATTTTAGAAGAATATCCCGCTAAGATCGAGGCTATCGAGGCGCGTATAAAGGAGCTAAATCACGCGCTCTCGACGCCTGAAATTTATCAAAAGCTCGGGATGCAGGGGCTTTTTGAAGAACTTGAAGAAAAAAGAGGAACGTTAAACAGTATGGAAAATGAATATTACGAAGTGCTTTCGCTCGCCGAGAGCCTAAAGTAG
- a CDS encoding uracil-DNA glycosylase — MQSSQLRRLLYYKAFGYRYVSAEILSGGERFFKALDALKSATAECNLCELAKTRTGSGEQNFKNFKTIKNFKNSKTPTNVKLMIVALAPGIGEGFSGGLEAEVAAALDQICTAEQIYFSFLIKCAVPQNRRISSEIILKCAPYLTDEIKILKPKVVLCLGELCCKIVLRNGDLAGMDVLHGSVFNEGGISFVPSFDPAFIAQNPSKAELFKEDLQKIKELL; from the coding sequence GTGCAAAGCTCGCAACTACGCAGGCTGCTTTATTACAAAGCGTTCGGCTACCGCTATGTAAGCGCCGAAATTTTAAGCGGCGGCGAGCGATTTTTTAAGGCGCTGGACGCGCTGAAATCCGCTACCGCCGAGTGCAATCTTTGCGAGCTTGCTAAAACGCGCACGGGAAGCGGCGAGCAAAATTTTAAAAATTTCAAAACTATCAAAAATTTTAAAAATTCTAAAACTCCCACGAACGTAAAACTTATGATCGTAGCTCTCGCGCCGGGCATTGGCGAAGGTTTTAGCGGCGGTTTGGAGGCTGAGGTAGCAGCGGCGCTAGATCAAATTTGCACGGCCGAGCAGATCTATTTTAGCTTTCTGATAAAGTGCGCAGTGCCGCAAAATAGGCGTATAAGCTCGGAAATAATTTTAAAATGCGCGCCCTATCTGACCGACGAGATCAAAATTTTAAAGCCCAAAGTCGTGCTTTGCTTGGGCGAGCTCTGCTGCAAAATCGTGCTGCGAAATGGCGATCTAGCGGGCATGGACGTGCTGCACGGCTCGGTCTTTAACGAGGGCGGCATCAGCTTCGTGCCGAGCTTCGACCCCGCATTCATCGCGCAAAATCCGAGCAAGGCGGAGCTTTTCAAAGAGGATCTGCAGAAGATAAAAGAGCTGCTGTGA
- the prmC gene encoding peptide chain release factor N(5)-glutamine methyltransferase, with the protein MRIAEALRWGLEQCGSKYVAREILKLCERLSSEELVLKCSEELAHEAEFRAKIIEFKDGRPLEYITQSCEFMGFKFYVDGRVLIPRCETEILVKKALTLAQSLGEPRICEIGTGSGIIAICLKKLLPSCRIAASDISADALEVARANAASLGADVEFVHCAYADEIAGEFDLIVSNPPYIANSYALDARVLQEPKRALFGGERGDEILKRIVLIAARRAKFLACEMGYDQKQSLSTFLREQGFGAEFYKDLAQFDRGFVARNLNRS; encoded by the coding sequence ATGAGGATCGCTGAGGCGCTAAGATGGGGGCTGGAGCAGTGCGGCTCAAAATACGTCGCGCGCGAAATTTTAAAGCTTTGTGAGCGACTTAGCAGCGAAGAACTCGTGCTAAAATGCTCGGAAGAGCTCGCGCATGAAGCGGAATTTCGCGCTAAGATCATTGAATTTAAAGACGGCCGCCCGCTTGAATACATCACGCAAAGCTGCGAGTTTATGGGCTTTAAATTTTACGTCGACGGGCGGGTGCTGATACCGCGCTGCGAGACCGAAATTTTAGTGAAAAAAGCTCTTACTTTGGCGCAGAGCTTGGGCGAGCCGCGCATTTGCGAGATCGGCACGGGCAGCGGCATAATCGCTATCTGCTTAAAAAAGCTTCTTCCTTCTTGCCGCATCGCGGCCAGCGACATCAGCGCTGATGCGCTTGAGGTAGCGCGCGCAAATGCCGCAAGCTTGGGCGCGGACGTCGAGTTCGTACACTGTGCCTACGCAGATGAGATCGCGGGGGAGTTTGATCTTATCGTCTCAAATCCGCCATACATCGCAAACTCCTACGCATTGGACGCGCGCGTGCTGCAGGAACCGAAACGGGCGCTGTTTGGCGGCGAGAGGGGGGATGAAATTTTAAAACGCATCGTGCTGATCGCCGCACGGCGCGCAAAATTTCTAGCCTGCGAGATGGGTTACGATCAAAAGCAGAGCCTATCGACGTTTTTGCGCGAGCAGGGCTTTGGCGCGGAATTTTATAAAGATTTGGCGCAGTTTGATCGCGGATTCGTCGCGCGAAATTTAAACAGATCGTAG
- a CDS encoding M48 family metallopeptidase, which translates to MVWFLIFLYALYTIYKISLDLLELSFIRAKLKEPAVVLSEEDYRKAGEVGTVNLKFNIFSHCFSFAVALIWILAGAGALQRAIYDLAGDGILAGSCFVTAFLIIGGAISFPLEIYKTFVKDRRLGFSTITPAVFVKDALKSLMLMLVFGFAVASALVFCVNSLGAHWWVWGFLLSFGVVLLINLIYPTVIAPLFNKMQPLEHGELKERIEGLLQRCGFKSSGVFTIDASKRDKRLNAYFGGFGATKKVVLFDTLIEKLSEDEILAVLGHELGHFKHGDVLKNLALSFVLLGATFAVLGNLPGGVFSALGLNADGGATLVFMILFAPILHAFFEPVISKLSRMHEFSADRHGASVQDKESMIGALKKLGSENKAFPLAHKIYAAVYHSHPSLYERIRELDEDR; encoded by the coding sequence ATGGTTTGGTTTTTGATCTTTTTATACGCGCTTTACACGATTTATAAAATTTCGCTCGATCTGCTTGAGCTAAGTTTCATCCGCGCCAAGCTAAAAGAGCCTGCGGTGGTGCTTAGCGAGGAGGATTATCGCAAGGCGGGCGAGGTCGGCACGGTAAATTTAAAATTTAATATATTTTCGCACTGCTTTTCGTTTGCGGTGGCGCTTATTTGGATACTTGCGGGCGCGGGCGCGTTACAGCGCGCGATATATGATCTAGCGGGCGATGGAATTTTGGCGGGGAGCTGCTTTGTAACAGCGTTTCTAATCATCGGCGGCGCGATATCGTTTCCGCTTGAGATTTACAAAACCTTCGTCAAAGACAGGCGCCTAGGCTTTTCCACGATAACGCCCGCCGTTTTCGTAAAAGACGCGCTAAAATCGCTCATGCTCATGCTGGTTTTCGGCTTTGCGGTAGCCTCTGCGCTCGTTTTTTGCGTAAATAGCTTGGGCGCGCACTGGTGGGTCTGGGGCTTTCTGCTAAGCTTCGGCGTAGTTTTGCTGATAAATTTAATCTATCCGACCGTTATCGCGCCGCTGTTTAATAAAATGCAGCCACTAGAGCATGGCGAGCTCAAAGAACGCATAGAGGGGCTTTTACAGCGCTGCGGTTTTAAAAGTAGCGGCGTTTTTACGATCGACGCGAGCAAGCGCGACAAGCGCCTAAACGCCTACTTCGGCGGCTTTGGCGCGACGAAAAAGGTCGTGCTTTTCGACACGCTCATAGAAAAGCTGAGCGAGGATGAAATTTTGGCCGTTTTAGGGCACGAGCTCGGGCATTTCAAACACGGCGATGTTTTGAAAAATTTAGCGCTTAGCTTTGTGCTTTTGGGCGCGACGTTCGCAGTATTAGGAAACCTTCCTGGGGGCGTATTTAGCGCGCTAGGACTTAACGCAGATGGCGGCGCGACGCTGGTTTTTATGATTTTGTTTGCGCCGATTTTGCATGCGTTTTTTGAGCCGGTGATCTCCAAGCTTAGCCGCATGCACGAATTTAGCGCGGACCGACATGGCGCGAGCGTGCAGGATAAAGAGAGCATGATCGGCGCGCTAAAGAAGCTGGGCAGCGAAAACAAGGCGTTTCCGCTCGCTCATAAAATTTACGCCGCGGTGTATCATTCGCATCCGAGCCTGTATGAGCGCATAAGAGAGCTTGATGAGGATCGCTGA